The following proteins come from a genomic window of Campylobacter coli 76339:
- a CDS encoding Chemotaxis regulator-transmits chemoreceptor signals to flagelllar motor components CheY yields MLVVDDSSTMRRIIKNTLTRLGHNDVLEAEHGVEAWDLLEKNEDIKILITDWNMPEMNGLELVKKVRAEKKYEDMPIIMVTTEGGKAEVITALKAGVNNYIVKPFTPQVLKEKLEDVLGTGSGEPAAE; encoded by the coding sequence TTGTTAGTTGTTGATGACAGTTCTACTATGAGAAGGATTATAAAAAATACCCTAACAAGACTTGGACATAATGATGTTCTTGAGGCTGAACACGGAGTTGAGGCTTGGGACTTGCTCGAAAAAAATGAAGATATTAAAATTCTAATTACCGATTGGAATATGCCTGAAATGAATGGTTTGGAGCTTGTTAAAAAAGTAAGAGCAGAAAAAAAATACGAAGATATGCCTATTATTATGGTTACCACTGAAGGGGGTAAAGCCGAAGTAATTACTGCTTTAAAAGCAGGGGTAAACAATTATATAGTTAAGCCTTTTACTCCACAAGTATTAAAAGAAAAACTTGAAGATGTTTTAGGTACCGGTAGCGGAGAACCTGCAGCTGAGTAA
- a CDS encoding UDP-N-acetylglucosamine 4,6-dehydratase → MDFYKSKRLIFFLCFDAFLFILSIFLAFSLRFSGEIPSIFYEGMIKAGLILLVLKIAFLFIFRIYKVAWRFFSLNEARKIFFALVLAEICFLLIFYFYDDFFNPFPRSVIGIDLILSYMFVGTLRISKRMLIDFKPSRAKEEETPCIVVGATSKALHLLKGAKEGSLGLFPVGVVDARRELIGTYCDKFIVEDKNKIKDYVNEGVKTAIIALKLDQAELKALFEELISYGISDVKIFSFTRNEARDISIEDLLARKPKDLDDSAVASFLKDKVVLVSGAGGTIGSELCKQCIKFGAKHLIMLDHSEFNLYKINEDLSLYKEKITPVLLSILDEQSLDEIIKEYKPELILHAAAYKHVPLCEQNPHSAVLNNIIGTKTLCDVAKKNKVKKFVMISTDKAVRPTNIMGCTKRVCELYTLNSSDENFEVSCVRFGNVLGSSGSVIPKFKAQIANNEPLTLTHPDIVRYFMLVSEAVQLVLQAGAIAKGGELFVLDMGEPVKIMDLAKKMLILSNREDLEIKITGLRRGEKLFEELLIDENDAKTEYESIFVAKNEKMDIQILNDYIEKLQDCPNIAEILKEIVPEFNHNKDGN, encoded by the coding sequence ATGGATTTTTATAAAAGCAAAAGACTGATTTTTTTCTTATGTTTTGATGCGTTTTTGTTTATACTCTCTATATTTTTAGCTTTTTCTTTGCGTTTTAGCGGAGAAATTCCTAGTATTTTTTATGAGGGTATGATTAAAGCGGGGCTTATTTTGCTGGTTTTAAAAATAGCTTTTTTGTTTATTTTTAGAATTTATAAGGTAGCATGGCGGTTTTTTTCTTTAAATGAAGCAAGAAAGATATTTTTTGCTTTGGTTTTAGCTGAAATTTGCTTTTTGTTGATTTTTTATTTTTATGACGATTTTTTCAATCCTTTTCCGCGCTCGGTTATAGGTATTGATCTTATTCTTTCTTATATGTTTGTAGGAACTTTAAGAATTTCTAAAAGAATGCTTATAGACTTTAAGCCTTCCCGTGCAAAAGAAGAAGAAACTCCTTGTATAGTAGTGGGTGCTACTTCAAAAGCTTTACATTTGCTAAAAGGAGCAAAAGAAGGTTCTTTAGGACTTTTTCCTGTGGGTGTTGTGGATGCTAGAAGAGAACTTATAGGAACATATTGCGATAAATTTATTGTTGAAGATAAAAATAAAATCAAAGATTATGTTAACGAGGGTGTTAAAACTGCTATTATAGCTTTAAAACTAGATCAAGCTGAACTTAAAGCTTTGTTTGAAGAGCTTATTTCTTATGGAATCAGCGATGTTAAGATCTTTTCTTTTACAAGAAATGAAGCAAGAGATATCAGTATAGAAGACCTACTTGCTAGAAAACCTAAAGATTTGGATGATAGCGCTGTAGCTTCATTTTTAAAAGACAAGGTGGTTTTAGTAAGTGGTGCAGGTGGAACTATAGGAAGTGAACTTTGTAAGCAGTGTATTAAATTCGGCGCAAAACATCTTATAATGCTTGATCATAGTGAATTTAATCTTTATAAAATTAATGAAGATTTAAGCTTGTATAAAGAAAAAATTACTCCTGTTTTACTAAGCATTTTGGATGAGCAAAGCTTAGATGAGATTATTAAGGAGTATAAGCCTGAATTGATTTTGCATGCAGCCGCTTATAAGCATGTGCCTCTTTGCGAGCAAAATCCACATTCTGCCGTGCTTAATAATATCATAGGTACTAAAACTCTATGCGATGTAGCTAAAAAAAATAAGGTTAAAAAATTTGTTATGATAAGCACAGATAAGGCAGTGCGCCCAACAAATATCATGGGATGTACTAAAAGAGTTTGTGAGCTTTATACTTTAAATTCAAGTGATGAAAATTTTGAAGTTTCTTGTGTGCGCTTTGGAAATGTTTTAGGATCAAGTGGAAGTGTGATACCTAAATTCAAAGCCCAAATTGCAAATAATGAGCCATTAACCTTAACTCACCCTGATATAGTGCGTTATTTTATGTTAGTAAGTGAAGCGGTGCAACTTGTTTTACAAGCTGGAGCTATCGCAAAAGGGGGCGAGCTTTTTGTGTTAGATATGGGTGAGCCGGTTAAGATTATGGATTTGGCTAAAAAAATGCTTATTTTATCTAACCGAGAAGACTTAGAGATAAAAATCACAGGCTTAAGACGCGGAGAAAAACTCTTTGAAGAATTGTTAATCGATGAAAATGATGCAAAGACAGAGTATGAGAGTATTTTTGTTGCAAAAAATGAAAAAATGGATATACAAATTTTAAATGACTATATTGAAAAATTGCAGGATTGTCCAAATATAGCCGAAATTTTAAAAGAAATAGTTCCTGAGTTTAATCATAACAAAGATGGTAATTAA